A single window of Rubrobacter aplysinae DNA harbors:
- a CDS encoding four-helix bundle copper-binding protein codes for MSRAGQMIETHPAQAPVDAEKLAEAIDACFECAQTCTACADACLGEGNPEDLAYCIRTDLDCADLCNTAGRVMSRQTAVEPQMVRAAVEACARAAKLCGDECERHANHHEHCRVCAEACRRCEQACNDVLSAL; via the coding sequence ATGTCCCGAGCAGGGCAGATGATCGAGACTCACCCGGCCCAGGCCCCAGTGGACGCCGAAAAGCTGGCGGAGGCTATAGACGCGTGCTTCGAGTGCGCCCAGACGTGTACGGCCTGCGCCGACGCCTGCCTCGGAGAGGGTAATCCGGAGGATCTAGCGTACTGTATCCGCACCGACCTGGACTGCGCCGACCTCTGCAACACGGCAGGCAGGGTAATGTCGCGGCAGACGGCTGTAGAGCCCCAGATGGTCCGGGCCGCGGTCGAGGCCTGCGCCCGCGCCGCGAAGCTCTGCGGCGACGAGTGCGAGCGTCATGCGAACCACCACGAGCATTGCCGCGTGTGCGCCGAGGCTTGCCGCCGCTGCGAGCAGGCTTGCAACGACGTTCTCTCGGCACTGTAA
- a CDS encoding NADH-quinone oxidoreductase subunit A, translating into MSALQQYALLFGLTVGVIGFALCVYAIARSTGRPMDEEGKDVPASAGEHSRDPVWARYHARYYGYALLFLAFDMEMAYMYPWAVVYQELGLKALLDMGVFLAILFLGLLYGWSQGALRRQ; encoded by the coding sequence GTGAGTGCCCTGCAGCAGTACGCGCTGCTCTTCGGACTTACCGTGGGCGTGATCGGCTTCGCGCTCTGCGTGTACGCCATCGCGCGTTCCACCGGGCGGCCGATGGACGAGGAGGGCAAGGACGTGCCGGCTAGCGCCGGAGAGCACTCCAGGGATCCCGTCTGGGCGCGCTACCACGCACGCTACTATGGTTACGCGCTGCTGTTTCTGGCCTTCGACATGGAGATGGCCTACATGTATCCGTGGGCGGTGGTGTACCAGGAGCTCGGGCTGAAGGCGCTGCTGGATATGGGCGTGTTTCTGGCGATCCTGTTCCTGGGTCTGCTGTACGGCTGGAGCCAGGGGGCTTTGAGACGGCAATGA
- a CDS encoding NADH-quinone oxidoreductase subunit D-related protein: protein MSAAENITQSSALSGSRGVEQSFFRRLVSRAMARELSAFVVPGAEVARARGLDLRAAGLTEAVTPRHASVLVVVGELPEGLADAATVAYAQMPRPRAVLALGTTEDSLPVGADLSVGLSQEGLESGVDELRRRFTEGAFDPRAEDFEAAVLESVIQYVCPMHPEVVQDEPGTCPKCGMDLVAQEAGGGGSNHGEHDHGEHDHGESEEESDGEEEHEDIPSPVSGEDFMSMLEMTEGAPQGSDGLQMEWVRTPFGPLFPGLTGGLKLAFTMGGDTVEQVEYGSVAGGPVDLTGSAESLAERLSHVDLLSPVSYRLLAHRALEAIADREVDEGTTLARVAVLERERVASHLSWLAGFAHVIGYEWLVRRAGELQFAVQRVEPGEISELRRDVERLSRRVERTPLLRRRLAGIGALSGPRGAAGPVARASGISEDARASEAEYAALGFEPVVRQGSDALDRLRLRLAEIDQGLTLIEGAGQRETGDAFPENGPGDVSGSGAASVETPRGMASLSLTLQEGEIRETELQIPSEAHLRLVEEVTLQREVGDALVGVGSLDLSPWGLADGEAG, encoded by the coding sequence ATGAGTGCCGCGGAGAACATTACGCAGAGCTCCGCGCTCTCCGGGTCCCGGGGGGTGGAGCAGTCGTTCTTCCGGCGGCTGGTCTCCCGGGCGATGGCCCGCGAGCTCTCCGCCTTCGTCGTCCCGGGCGCGGAGGTGGCCCGCGCCCGCGGCCTGGATCTCCGCGCCGCGGGTCTCACCGAAGCCGTCACCCCCCGCCACGCGAGCGTGCTGGTCGTCGTCGGCGAACTACCGGAGGGGCTGGCGGACGCGGCCACCGTCGCCTACGCCCAGATGCCCCGCCCCCGGGCCGTGTTGGCGCTTGGGACCACCGAGGATAGCCTACCGGTGGGGGCGGACCTCTCTGTTGGGCTGTCTCAGGAGGGACTCGAATCCGGCGTCGATGAGCTACGCCGCCGCTTTACGGAAGGGGCCTTCGACCCTCGCGCCGAGGATTTCGAGGCCGCCGTGCTGGAGAGCGTCATACAGTATGTCTGCCCGATGCACCCCGAGGTAGTCCAAGACGAGCCCGGCACCTGCCCCAAGTGCGGCATGGACCTCGTCGCCCAGGAGGCCGGTGGAGGCGGAAGCAACCACGGCGAGCACGACCACGGCGAGCACGACCACGGCGAGTCCGAAGAGGAGAGCGACGGGGAAGAGGAGCACGAGGATATCCCTTCTCCGGTCTCGGGTGAGGACTTCATGAGCATGCTGGAGATGACCGAGGGTGCTCCGCAGGGCTCGGACGGCCTGCAGATGGAGTGGGTGAGGACGCCGTTTGGCCCGCTATTCCCCGGTTTGACCGGCGGCCTCAAGCTGGCTTTCACCATGGGCGGCGACACCGTGGAGCAGGTCGAGTATGGCTCCGTAGCCGGTGGCCCTGTGGACCTCACGGGATCTGCCGAGTCTCTTGCCGAACGTCTGTCTCACGTAGACCTGCTTTCGCCGGTCTCTTACCGGCTGCTGGCGCACCGGGCTCTGGAGGCGATCGCCGACAGGGAGGTAGACGAGGGGACGACGCTAGCCCGGGTGGCCGTGCTGGAGCGCGAGCGCGTGGCGAGTCACCTGAGCTGGCTCGCGGGCTTCGCCCACGTTATCGGGTACGAGTGGCTGGTGCGGCGGGCCGGCGAGCTGCAGTTTGCCGTGCAGAGGGTTGAGCCTGGGGAGATCTCCGAGCTTCGGCGGGATGTGGAGAGGCTATCTCGCCGTGTCGAGCGTACCCCGCTGCTGCGTCGGAGGCTGGCCGGGATCGGGGCGCTGTCCGGTCCGCGCGGCGCGGCCGGTCCCGTGGCGCGGGCCTCCGGTATCTCAGAGGACGCCCGCGCCAGTGAGGCGGAGTATGCCGCGCTGGGCTTCGAGCCGGTCGTGAGGCAGGGCAGCGACGCGCTGGACAGGCTACGGCTACGGCTGGCCGAGATCGATCAGGGCCTGACCCTGATCGAGGGCGCGGGCCAACGCGAGACCGGGGACGCTTTCCCTGAAAACGGCCCGGGAGACGTCTCCGGTTCCGGCGCGGCGAGCGTCGAGACCCCGCGCGGCATGGCCTCGTTGAGCCTCACGCTGCAAGAGGGCGAGATACGCGAGACCGAGCTTCAGATCCCCTCGGAGGCGCACCTGCGGCTCGTAGAGGAGGTGACCCTGCAACGTGAGGTCGGGGACGCGCTCGTGGGGGTGGGCTCGCTGGATCTCTCGCCCTGGGGCCTGGCCGATGGGGAGGCCGGATGA
- a CDS encoding complex I subunit 1/NuoH family protein — protein MSTFVVLMALLAGVYLVAVLEGWVSTGSLRLAGPLRSGVALLGRESFLPRQSDRIFYETAPVLLLVSAVLATAVLPLAPGLIVADLATGALFINAALAYVMVALVMAGWGPDGAYAMVGGFRFLGQLVGYSMLVVMPITAVAMRAESLFTTEVVTSQAALPNAIYQPLGFVPFVVAAMAVCFLPPFDLPTAPGELAGGVMAEYTGPRLAVMRLARAALVVTLAAAITVFYLGGWLGPVLPGWAWTATKTLAVAAAMLVVGRYAPRVREAHFLSWCWKLGIPIALLNIFVVGVMLLVV, from the coding sequence ATGAGCACGTTCGTGGTTCTGATGGCGCTCCTGGCCGGCGTGTACCTGGTGGCCGTGCTGGAGGGCTGGGTCTCGACCGGAAGCCTGAGGCTCGCCGGGCCGCTCAGGAGCGGGGTTGCTCTGCTCGGGCGGGAGTCGTTTCTGCCGCGCCAGTCGGACCGCATCTTCTACGAGACCGCGCCGGTCCTGTTGCTCGTAAGCGCCGTGCTCGCCACGGCCGTGTTGCCGCTGGCCCCCGGACTCATCGTCGCGGACTTGGCCACGGGCGCGCTGTTTATCAACGCCGCCCTGGCCTACGTGATGGTCGCGCTCGTAATGGCCGGGTGGGGACCGGACGGGGCGTACGCGATGGTCGGCGGCTTCCGCTTCCTTGGCCAGCTCGTCGGCTACTCGATGCTCGTAGTCATGCCCATCACGGCGGTCGCCATGCGCGCCGAGTCGCTCTTCACCACCGAGGTCGTGACCTCGCAGGCCGCTCTGCCGAATGCGATCTACCAGCCCCTGGGTTTTGTGCCCTTCGTCGTGGCGGCGATGGCGGTCTGCTTCCTGCCGCCGTTCGACCTGCCCACCGCCCCTGGAGAGCTCGCCGGCGGCGTCATGGCCGAGTACACGGGGCCGCGGCTGGCCGTGATGCGCCTGGCCCGCGCCGCGCTCGTCGTAACGCTGGCCGCGGCGATCACGGTCTTCTACCTCGGCGGCTGGCTCGGGCCTGTGCTGCCCGGCTGGGCCTGGACCGCGACAAAGACTCTCGCGGTGGCGGCGGCGATGCTCGTCGTGGGCCGCTACGCGCCCCGGGTGCGGGAGGCGCACTTCCTGTCGTGGTGCTGGAAGCTCGGCATACCGATAGCGCTCCTCAACATCTTCGTGGTCGGCGTCATGTTGCTGGTGGTGTGA
- a CDS encoding NADH-quinone oxidoreductase subunit J family protein yields the protein MMLQTIFLAFFGVAAVWFALVVFLTYSMVRSALALLFSQAAIGGMFLAMQTEFLGVLQIMMMATEMAIMAVFMVMYMMDPGGLGAMDMTHQKRASIAAGALGGVVALGAAVLVGWGEVAAAPPPSQQTHDLGIELMGRSMLIFETAGVTIMTAMIAATATAIATSAERRMALSERSGEEA from the coding sequence ATGATGCTCCAGACGATATTCCTGGCTTTTTTCGGGGTCGCGGCGGTGTGGTTCGCGCTGGTGGTCTTTCTGACCTACTCGATGGTGCGCTCGGCGCTCGCGCTCCTTTTCTCGCAGGCGGCGATAGGCGGGATGTTCCTGGCGATGCAGACGGAGTTTCTCGGGGTGCTCCAGATCATGATGATGGCGACGGAGATGGCGATCATGGCCGTGTTCATGGTGATGTACATGATGGACCCGGGCGGGCTGGGCGCGATGGACATGACCCACCAGAAGCGGGCCTCCATAGCCGCCGGTGCGCTGGGTGGCGTCGTGGCGCTCGGGGCGGCGGTGCTCGTGGGCTGGGGTGAGGTCGCCGCCGCGCCCCCTCCCTCGCAGCAGACACACGACCTCGGGATAGAGCTCATGGGCCGCTCCATGCTCATCTTCGAGACCGCAGGGGTGACCATCATGACGGCCATGATCGCCGCCACCGCCACCGCGATAGCCACGAGTGCGGAGCGGCGGATGGCGTTATCGGAGAGGTCAGGTGAGGAGGCGTGA
- the nuoK gene encoding NADH-quinone oxidoreductase subunit NuoK, which yields MPFYVALFIGALLFGVGIYGALSQTNLVMIMMGVEVMLGGAMVNLVAFWRFLHPEAYSGQMFVLIVMTVMALEMAVGFGVGTLRFRSSGTVEMEEAQELKG from the coding sequence ATCCCGTTCTACGTGGCGCTGTTTATCGGGGCGCTGCTCTTCGGGGTCGGCATCTACGGGGCGCTCTCGCAGACGAACCTGGTCATGATCATGATGGGCGTGGAGGTCATGCTCGGCGGGGCGATGGTCAACCTGGTCGCCTTCTGGCGCTTTCTGCACCCGGAGGCGTACTCGGGTCAGATGTTCGTCCTCATCGTGATGACCGTGATGGCGCTGGAGATGGCCGTCGGCTTCGGCGTGGGCACCCTCCGCTTCCGCTCCAGCGGCACCGTGGAGATGGAAGAGGCCCAGGAACTCAAAGGATGA